In Nanoarchaeota archaeon, a single genomic region encodes these proteins:
- a CDS encoding TraB/GumN family protein, which produces MHVFGQTSSTWDETSGANRKQIKRIYIVGTSHIASESIEKVKEAINEKKPDCIAVELDSNRYYAMLYRQKGNVKLPFLQKAILVLMQKMQENLSKQTNIFPGQEMLSAVEYATMNGVRVAFIDQDINYTVTRLMKKLGFFGKLKLLLYLIPAFIGIPIKGVTMIAEFDLNKVPDEKLIERALVELKREFPMIYEVLIEERNRHMARNIKKLQEQFGTIVVVVGAGHVNGIKKLLKEK; this is translated from the coding sequence TGTTTTTGGCCAGACTTCTTCGACTTGGGATGAAACGTCTGGAGCGAATCGCAAGCAGATTAAGCGGATATATATTGTCGGAACATCACACATAGCAAGCGAAAGCATTGAAAAGGTCAAAGAAGCGATAAATGAGAAAAAGCCGGATTGCATAGCTGTCGAGCTTGATTCAAACAGGTATTATGCGATGCTTTACAGGCAAAAGGGCAATGTGAAGCTGCCATTTTTGCAGAAGGCAATTCTTGTTCTAATGCAGAAGATGCAGGAAAACCTGAGCAAGCAGACCAATATTTTTCCCGGCCAGGAGATGCTTTCTGCTGTTGAATACGCAACAATGAACGGCGTGCGAGTCGCTTTCATTGACCAGGACATAAATTATACTGTGACGCGCCTGATGAAAAAGCTCGGGTTTTTTGGCAAATTAAAGCTTCTGCTTTATTTAATTCCTGCGTTCATTGGCATCCCTATAAAAGGCGTCACAATGATTGCGGAATTTGACCTGAACAAAGTGCCTGACGAGAAATTGATAGAGCGCGCGCTAGTTGAGCTTAAGCGTGAATTCCCGATGATTTACGAGGTTTTGATTGAGGAGCGGAACCGGCATATGGCGCGCAACATAAAAAAACTGCAGGAGCAATTCGGGACAATTGTCGTTGTTGTCGGCGCAGGGCATGTGAATGGAATAAAAAAGTTGTTGAAGGAGAAATAG
- a CDS encoding J domain-containing protein, translating to MVKVKGHEINAIITNAAFNRKALQFKNNIITLLKHIGVNEYDVEIPLESVAIKKAKASATWYFLGHHMHYSYNLQKKFVDNLYIVYKVIEIETKQVLLKEKTIEDFIQEFKEDSDIVDKRKEAREFLGFEHDVDDMDAINKKYKDLARALHPDTPTGNTEKFKELNNAHKILKRELN from the coding sequence ATGGTAAAAGTTAAAGGACATGAAATAAATGCAATAATCACCAATGCCGCATTTAACCGAAAGGCATTGCAATTTAAGAATAATATAATTACTCTTTTAAAACACATCGGTGTCAACGAATATGATGTCGAGATACCTCTTGAAAGCGTAGCGATTAAGAAGGCCAAAGCTTCTGCAACTTGGTATTTCTTGGGCCACCACATGCATTACAGCTACAATCTGCAGAAGAAATTCGTGGACAATCTCTACATAGTATACAAAGTAATAGAAATTGAAACAAAGCAGGTTCTTTTGAAAGAAAAGACAATAGAGGACTTCATTCAAGAGTTCAAAGAAGATTCGGATATTGTTGATAAACGCAAAGAAGCAAGAGAATTTTTAGGCTTTGAACACGATGTTGATGATATGGACGCCATCAACAAAAAATACAAAGACCTGGCACGCGCATTACATCCCGATACGCCTACCGGAAACACTGAAAAATTCAAGGAGCTGAATAACGCGCACAAAATCCTGAAAAGGGAATTGAACTAA